In Candidatus Neomarinimicrobiota bacterium, the DNA window GAATTGATCAGAAGTCAAGAACGGTTGAGCGCCCGATGGGAATCGAACCCACATGGCCAGCTTGGGAAGCTCGAATGTTACCATTACATCACGGGCGCGAGTCGTGCCGCAAATTTAAGTGAAAAATGGAAAGAGACGAAATGGAGAAATGGAGAATTGTTCCGTAGGAACTCCTGCGGAGGAGGAATGGAGTAGCAGAGAATTGTTCCGTAGGAACTCCTGCGGAGGAGGAGTGGAGTGGCGGAGAATTGTTCCGTAGGAACTCCTGCGGAGGAGGAATGGAGTAGCGGAGAATTGGAGGAATGGAGTAGCGAAGAATTTGAGGAGTGGAGTGGTGGAATATTGTTCCGTAGGAACTCCTGCGGAGGAGGAATGGAGAATTTAGAATGAGTGACCAGGGATCGAAAAAGATAATTTGACACCGGGCCAAAAAGAAAAACGTGGAAAATGGGACCATTAGCGCTTGACACTGGTCACGGCGAAATCTATATTTCGAAACGCTGGCTTGCGGGATGTCGGTTCGATTGTTATCTTCATCTACCAGCAACCTTTTCAATTAAGACAGAAGTGGGGTCAGATATGGCTGAAGCACTGCAGTTTGAGTTTCCTATTCCCGACTCCTCAGGAAAACCCTCGGAAGAAGCCCTCAGGAAAATCAGAATTCCCTCAAGTTCGGAACGGGACAAGAAAGGACCTACCTCTGATCTACCTGAGGTTCTGGGAGAATCCACTCCCAAAGAATATACCATTGAAGAATACTACAAGGGTGACGATCTCGGAAAAGAGGTTCTTCAAAATAAGTATCTTGCGCCGTGGGAGAAAGGACCCTATGACATGTGGAAACGGATCGCAAAGGCGATTGCATCCGTTGAAGATGAAAAGGATGAGGAGTCGTGGTATCAGAGATTCTTCTCGATTCTTGAGGATTTTCGATTCGTACCGGGCGGCCGAATCATGCATGGAGCCGGAAGAGATGACATTACCACGACACTGAACAACTGCTATGTCGTGGCCATCCGGAAAGATTCCATAGAAAGTATCTATGAGGCCGTTCAAGAAGAAGCACTCACCTACAAGTACGGGGGCGGCTGCGGCCATGACTTATCCATTCTCCGGCCGGGAGGATCACCCATTGAGAGCACGGGAGGAGAGTCCTGCGGACCCACGGGATTCATGAATCTCTTCAGTGAGAACACGAACACCATTGCACAGCACGGACGCCGTGGCGCCAATATGCAAACATTGAGAGTGGATCACCCCGATATCTTCAAGTTCATAAAGATAAAGCAAGATTCCTCCATGGTCAGGTACTCCAACGTGTCTGTCTTGCTGACACATGAATTCATGCATGCCGTGGAGAATGACGTGGACTTCGACCTGAAATGGGGCGGCAGAACCTACAAAACGGTGAAAGCCCGGGACCTGTGGGATAAAATCATTTCCGCCGCTCACACCAGCGCGGAGCCGGGAATCATTTTCTGGGACACTATCAAAGATTACCATAACGCCGAATACTGCAGTCCTCTCGTCTCCACCAATCCCTGCGCCGAACAACCCCTTCCCGACGGTGGTTGCTGCAATCTTGGATCCATCAACCTTGAACGCCTTGTGGATGAAAAGGGCAGCTTCATGGAACAGGAATTCGAGGAGACGGTCGCGGTGGCCACACGATTCATGGACGATGTCGTAGACTACAATATGCATCGCCACGCCCTATCCGTGCAGAAGGAAAATGCCATGAAGGACCGGCGCGTAGGTCTTGGCATCCTGGGCCTTGGAGACATGTTTGTCAGGATGGGAATTTCCTATGATTCAGACAAAGCTCTGGACGTCGCCAAGCGCGTCTGTGAAATAATGAGAAATACGGCCTATAACACTTCAATACAGCTTGCCCAGGAAAAGGGATCGTTCCCCGGTTTTGAGTGGGAAGGGTACTCCAAAAGTAAGTTTGTCCAGTTCCTACCGGAGGAAATGAGGCAGGGTATTGAAAATCATGGGGTCCGGAATTCCACACTGCTCACAGTTCCTCCAACAGGCAGCGGAGCCATTGTGTCACGGGTCACTTCGGGAATTGAACCCATCTTCCAGACGTCCTACTACAGGCGTGTCAAACAGAACTCAGGATATGGGAACGAATTCAAAGAATTCAAGGTTTATCATCCGATCATCAGAACGCTGTTCGGCAACGACGATGATCTCCCCGACTATATTGTTACCGCCCACGAAATCGATCCTTATTTCCGCGTTAAGATGCAGGGAGTGATTCAGAAATATATCGACACCTCCATCAGTTCCACGGTGAATCTGGGAGCGGACGTGCCCAAGGAAACCGTGGCCGATATTTACCTGATGGCCTATCGTTCCGGCCTAAAGGGGATTACCGTCTACAGAGAGAACACCCGCGAAGGAATCCTGATTACGGAAGAGGGAAAAGCGAAAGAGAAAGAACAGAGTCCCCCGGAGAAGAGCGTGGTGACCACGGAGGCAAAGGTGGAAGAGAAACCAGAAGCTTCGGCCAAGAATAGGACCCTCACGCCCGATCTCAGACCGAGAGTTCGGCCGGGTGAGACCAACGGTGTAACCAAACGCATTCGAACAGGGGAAGGTTCACTCTACATTACCATCAACAAGGACGAAAAGGGCCTTTGTGAAGTTTTCACGACCATTGGAAAGGCTGGGGGAAACGCTGCTGCCCAATCCGAGGCAATCAGTAGACTGATTTCCCTGGGTCTCAGATCGGGAATCAATGCGAGAGATATTGTCAAACAGCTCAAAGGTATCAGTGGTCCTCATCCCACATGGGAGAATGGTGAGCTCATCCTTTCAACACCCGATGCAATCGGGAGGGCCCTGGAAGACTATCTGAGAGAGGTAAGCGGTAACAGTTCTTCCGCGAGGGAAAAGCGAGGAATGCGGTTCCTCCTTGCCGATGATTCTTCCTCTTCTGAGGTCAACGCCGATCATAATCCCAGAACCATGACAACCTGTCCCGATTGCGGGAGCACCATGTTCCATGAGAATGGGTGTGTCACCTGCCCCAGTTGTGGTTTCTCCAAGTGTGACTGAAGCGTAGCCCGGTAATACCGCGCCCTCCTCAAAATAGATCCCTGATTCGGGGATTCTTTATAACCACCATATATCCGCCATGATTCTGAGGATCCGTCTCCCTTGACTGCCCGGATCAAAGGGAGAAATCTGGGGAAGAATGATGTGGAAGGAATTCCGGGACTTCATGTTAACCGCAAAGCGATTCACCAACGGATACAGCGGGATGAGAAGGTGGGCCATCCATCTCAGCGGGAAATACTCCGGGTTGACCATCTTCAGACTAGAAAATGAACAGATGGTTGCATTGGTCGAAAGAGAGGTGGGAAGGTGTAGCGGGTGCTGTTTTGCGAGGCGAGGAGGGGCGACTTTTAGTCTTCGAGAATCTCCTTTTCTTTCGCGGCAGATAACCGGTTCAATTCCTCAATGTATTCATCCGTGAGCTTCTGAACCTTTTCATGAGCGAGACGCCCTTGATCCTCTGAAATCTCGTGTGATCGCTCCATTTCTCGGAGACCGTTATTCACATCTTTACGCACATTCCTGATAGCGATCCGCCCCTCTTCCACAATATTGTGGACATGCTTCGCGAGTTCATGGCGGCGTTCTTCTGTAAGCGGTGGGATGGGAATCCTGATCACCGTTCCATCGTTAGTCGGATTAAGTCCGAGATCCGCCGCCAAGATGGACTTTTCAATATCGTATATGATGTTCGTGTCAAAAGGCTGAACCAGGAGGAGCCGCGCCTCCTGAACCGTTACGTTTGCCAGCGATCTCAGCGGAGTGGGAGCTTCATAGTAAGGAACCTTCACACCGTCCAGGAGTGCGGGCGTAGCCCTGCCTGTGCGGATGTGAATAAGCTCGTTTTGACAGTGTTCCACCGCAGAATCCATCCGCTGCCTTGCATCTTCCTGGTACTCCTTAGTCGACGTCAACTTTTCTCGACTCGTGTGCCTATTTTTTCACCTGAGACAACCCGCTTGAGGTTGCCGGACTCATTAACATTGAAAACGACGATGGGTAAGTTGTTTTCTTTGCAGAGGGTGACTGCAGTCAAATCCATCACTCTCAGCTCATTCTCAATAACCTTTTCAAAAGTAAGCTTGCTAAACTGCTTTGCGGACTTGAATTTCTCGGGATCTCTGTCAAAAACTCCGTCAACTTTCGTCCCTTTCAAGACAACATCCGCTTCGATTTCAATAGCCCGCAAAACGGCCGCTGTATCCGTCGTAAAATAAGGATTTCCTGTACCTCCGGCAACAATGATGACTCTCCCCCTTTCGAGGTGCCTCAGAGCCCGCCGCCTGATGTACGGTTCAGCCAGCTGGGAAATGGAGATCGCGGTCAGAGTCCGGGTTTCGCAACCCTGCTTCTCGAGGGCATCCTGGACCGTTATGGCGTTGATGATCGTTGCCAGCATCCCAAGATAGTCCGCTGAAACTCGATCCATACCCCGCAATTCGGCCCTCTCCCCCCGGATAATGTTGCCACCGCCAATGACGAGACCCACTTCAACGCCCATCTCTCTGACAGAGTTTACCTCTTCCGCAATGGCGGAAGCCTTGAGCGGATCCACACCAAAACCCTTCTTTCCGGCGAGGATTTCACCGCTGAGCTTGAGCAAGATCCTCCCGTATGCGGGTTCCGGCATTAAGAGTATATGGGTCTATCCCTGGCCGTTAGATGAAGGTTCGCCCACTTCAAAACGGGCAAAACGTGAGATGGTGATATTTTCACCTAGTGAGGCAATGGTCTCGGAGAGAATGTCCTGCACAGATTTGTCGTGATCCTTAATAAACGGTTGTTCGAGCAGACAGTTTTCCTGAAAGAATTTTTCAAGGCGGCCGTCGATAATCTTTTCGGCAACACTGTCCGGCTTTCCCATTGATTTTGCCTGCTCAGTGTAAATCTCCTTCTCCCGGTCAAGAACTTCCTGGTCGACGTGCTCTCTTTGAAGCGCAATGGGATCCGCGGCCGCAATCTGCATGGCAACGTCTTTTACAAAACGGTGAAATCCTTCCGTTTTGGCCACGAAATCGGTCTCGCAATTTACTTTCACCAGGACACCGATCCGATTCCCTGGGTGGATGTAGGAGAGGACAATACCCTGATCAGCTGTACGTCCCGCCTTCTTTTTGGCCTCGGCGATTCCTTTCTTGCGCAGGATATCCACCGCCTTATCCATGTCACCCTTGGCTTCAACGAGTGCCTCCTTGCAGTCCATGACTCCGGCACCTGTGATCTCTCTCAGTGATTTAACGACATCTGCGCTAATGTTCATTTTCCAGATTCCACCTCTTTATCTTCCGGGAATGCCTCTACGCAGCTAGTGATGATGGGTCTGGTTCAGCTGTTCTTTTTCTCGGATTCAGAGACCTCTTCCTCAACCGGTTCTTCAGCACTCTCGACGACTTCTTCATCACCTTCGGCCATCACCGTTTTGTCACCGGGATATGGCGTTGACTTGGCGCGACAGATTGCCTTGGCGATTTCACTCACAATCAGTTTCACGGCTCGAATGGAATCATCATTGGCTGGAATGGGATAATCGACCAGATTAGGATCTGTGTTGGAGTCAACGATCGCCACCACTGGAATGTTCAGACGATGAGCTTCTTTCACGCCGATCGTTTCGTGCTTTGCGTCCACCAGGAAAATCGCATCGGGAAGACGTTTCATGTCTTTGATGCCGCGGTGAAGATCCTGGAGTCGAATCATTTCGCGTTCCAGGGCCAGAATCTCTTTCTTCGTTGCGTTCTCATATAGAGGACTCGATTCCTTTTCGAGAAGCTGCAGACGCTTGATACTCTTCCGGATCGTGGAAAAATTTGTCAATGTGCCACCAAGCCATCGTTCCACAACATAGAACATGCCGCACTTATCCGCCTCCTGCTGAACAATGTCTTTGGCATTCTTCTTGGTCCCCACAAAGAGAATTTCTCCACCTCCTTCAATGACCTCTGTCACAAAATTGACCGCTTTCTGCAAACCCTTGATGGTTTCGTCAAGATTGATGATATGAATGCCGCTCTTCGTCATGAGAATAAAGGGTTGAAAACTGGGGTGCCATCTGCTCGTCAGATGCCCGAAATGGGCTCCGGTGCTCAGCAGATCGTCAAACGTAATATCCAAAACAGGTTCTCCAGTCGTCATCGCTTTGAAAACTGGAACGCACGTCTCGCACCTTTGAGACCGTATTTCTTTCTCTCCTTCACGCGAGCGTCCCTCGTCAATAGACCCGCCTTCTTCAATTTCGATTTGTAGTCAGGATTCAGACGAACCAGTGCCCGGGCAATTCCGTGGCGTATCGCGCCCGCCTGCCCTGTCAATCCGCCCCCTCTCACGTTGGCAAGTATGTCGTACTCCTCTCCCACCTCGAGAAGGTCCACCGGTTCCTTGAGCAACTGCCTCTGACTGACGCGACCGAAGTAATCTTCGTAATTAACCCGGTTGACCACAATCTTTCCGGTGCCGGGGACTACTCGAACCCTGGCTACCGAAGATTTCCGTCTTCCTACGACCAAATGTGATGCTTTCGTCGCCAGAGCTTAGAACTCCAAAACCATCGGTTGCTGAGCAGCGTGAGGATGCTCGGGTCCGGGGTAAACCTTAAGATGCCGAACCATGGCGCGACCGATACGGTTGTGAGGTAGCATTCCCTTTACTGCCTGTACAATGATTCTCTCGGGATGCGTCGATAGAAGTGTGGGTAGATCCTTAAACTTTGTACCTCCGGGATAACCCGAATGCGAAAAATATTTCTTCTGTTTAGCCTTGTTTCCGGAAACGCGGATTTTCTCCGCGTTGACAACAATAACAAAGTCCCCCATGTCCATATGAGGAGTGAACGTCGGTTTGTGCTTACCTCTCAAAATTTGAGCGATTCTGCTGGCGAAACGGCCCAACGTCTGACCCTCGGCATCAGCGACATACCAATCTTTCTCGATTTCTGACTGCTTTATGGAGAAGGTCTTCACGATTTCTCAATTCGATTATAGCAGCGCAAATTAGTCTTCTCCGAATTTTCAAACAAGAGATTTCCGCCGATTTTCCGTTTAACTCACGTCGGTCTCGAAGTCTAAAGGGACCCTGCCGGAGGCAGATCGTGAATCATTCCTCTGGCAATGACCTGCAGGACCTTCCCTCTCATGCCTTTTCCCAAAAAGGGAGAATTCCTTGACTTCGATTGGATCTGCTCACGGGAGAATGTCCACTCCTTTTCCGGATCGAAGAAAACAAGCTCCGCCGGAGTTCCTTTTCGGAACAGATCCGTTTCGAATCCGAACAGGGATCTTGGATTTATCGTGATTTTTTGAACCATTTCAATGAGACTGAAAGAGGCTCCACTCAGTACTTTCCAGATCGCCCCGAACGCGCTTTCAAGTCCGATCATTCCACAGGGCGCCCAATCGAAGGGAGCCTCCTTTTCTTCTACCGTGTGGGGCGAATGGTCAGTGGCAAGACAATCAACTGTTCCGTCCCTCAAACATTCGATCAGCGCCTGGCGGTCCGCTTCGGAGCGTATTGGGGGAGCCACTTTCAGGTTGGTGTCATAAGTGGATAAATCAGCGTCCGTGAAATAGAGATGATGAGGAGCCACCTCGGCTGTCACCTTCAACTGCCTTTCCTTTGCCCACCGGATCCACTCTGCCGATTCGC includes these proteins:
- a CDS encoding adenosylcobalamin-dependent ribonucleoside-diphosphate reductase, which codes for MAEALQFEFPIPDSSGKPSEEALRKIRIPSSSERDKKGPTSDLPEVLGESTPKEYTIEEYYKGDDLGKEVLQNKYLAPWEKGPYDMWKRIAKAIASVEDEKDEESWYQRFFSILEDFRFVPGGRIMHGAGRDDITTTLNNCYVVAIRKDSIESIYEAVQEEALTYKYGGGCGHDLSILRPGGSPIESTGGESCGPTGFMNLFSENTNTIAQHGRRGANMQTLRVDHPDIFKFIKIKQDSSMVRYSNVSVLLTHEFMHAVENDVDFDLKWGGRTYKTVKARDLWDKIISAAHTSAEPGIIFWDTIKDYHNAEYCSPLVSTNPCAEQPLPDGGCCNLGSINLERLVDEKGSFMEQEFEETVAVATRFMDDVVDYNMHRHALSVQKENAMKDRRVGLGILGLGDMFVRMGISYDSDKALDVAKRVCEIMRNTAYNTSIQLAQEKGSFPGFEWEGYSKSKFVQFLPEEMRQGIENHGVRNSTLLTVPPTGSGAIVSRVTSGIEPIFQTSYYRRVKQNSGYGNEFKEFKVYHPIIRTLFGNDDDLPDYIVTAHEIDPYFRVKMQGVIQKYIDTSISSTVNLGADVPKETVADIYLMAYRSGLKGITVYRENTREGILITEEGKAKEKEQSPPEKSVVTTEAKVEEKPEASAKNRTLTPDLRPRVRPGETNGVTKRIRTGEGSLYITINKDEKGLCEVFTTIGKAGGNAAAQSEAISRLISLGLRSGINARDIVKQLKGISGPHPTWENGELILSTPDAIGRALEDYLREVSGNSSSAREKRGMRFLLADDSSSSEVNADHNPRTMTTCPDCGSTMFHENGCVTCPSCGFSKCD
- the frr gene encoding ribosome recycling factor; the protein is MTSTKEYQEDARQRMDSAVEHCQNELIHIRTGRATPALLDGVKVPYYEAPTPLRSLANVTVQEARLLLVQPFDTNIIYDIEKSILAADLGLNPTNDGTVIRIPIPPLTEERRHELAKHVHNIVEEGRIAIRNVRKDVNNGLREMERSHEISEDQGRLAHEKVQKLTDEYIEELNRLSAAKEKEILED
- the pyrH gene encoding UMP kinase, with amino-acid sequence MPEPAYGRILLKLSGEILAGKKGFGVDPLKASAIAEEVNSVREMGVEVGLVIGGGNIIRGERAELRGMDRVSADYLGMLATIINAITVQDALEKQGCETRTLTAISISQLAEPYIRRRALRHLERGRVIIVAGGTGNPYFTTDTAAVLRAIEIEADVVLKGTKVDGVFDRDPEKFKSAKQFSKLTFEKVIENELRVMDLTAVTLCKENNLPIVVFNVNESGNLKRVVSGEKIGTRVEKS
- the tsf gene encoding translation elongation factor Ts, whose product is MNISADVVKSLREITGAGVMDCKEALVEAKGDMDKAVDILRKKGIAEAKKKAGRTADQGIVLSYIHPGNRIGVLVKVNCETDFVAKTEGFHRFVKDVAMQIAAADPIALQREHVDQEVLDREKEIYTEQAKSMGKPDSVAEKIIDGRLEKFFQENCLLEQPFIKDHDKSVQDILSETIASLGENITISRFARFEVGEPSSNGQG
- the rpsB gene encoding 30S ribosomal protein S2, whose translation is MDITFDDLLSTGAHFGHLTSRWHPSFQPFILMTKSGIHIINLDETIKGLQKAVNFVTEVIEGGGEILFVGTKKNAKDIVQQEADKCGMFYVVERWLGGTLTNFSTIRKSIKRLQLLEKESSPLYENATKKEILALEREMIRLQDLHRGIKDMKRLPDAIFLVDAKHETIGVKEAHRLNIPVVAIVDSNTDPNLVDYPIPANDDSIRAVKLIVSEIAKAICRAKSTPYPGDKTVMAEGDEEVVESAEEPVEEEVSESEKKNS
- the rpsI gene encoding 30S ribosomal protein S9; translation: MVVGRRKSSVARVRVVPGTGKIVVNRVNYEDYFGRVSQRQLLKEPVDLLEVGEEYDILANVRGGGLTGQAGAIRHGIARALVRLNPDYKSKLKKAGLLTRDARVKERKKYGLKGARRAFQFSKR
- the rplM gene encoding 50S ribosomal protein L13 → MKTFSIKQSEIEKDWYVADAEGQTLGRFASRIAQILRGKHKPTFTPHMDMGDFVIVVNAEKIRVSGNKAKQKKYFSHSGYPGGTKFKDLPTLLSTHPERIIVQAVKGMLPHNRIGRAMVRHLKVYPGPEHPHAAQQPMVLEF